Proteins co-encoded in one Salvia splendens isolate huo1 chromosome 4, SspV2, whole genome shotgun sequence genomic window:
- the LOC121798811 gene encoding uncharacterized protein LOC121798811 isoform X1, giving the protein MRRFHRFCIFLFLNSINFWFQCAGKTSEVCISPGGRFPPFSNVGKPPKKASKGPRDLTLCRVFRKKTCCDVTQTHPALLSIRRLASSGEASQECLNLWEFLECSICDPRVGVQRGPPNICASFCDRIYEACSTAYFAIDGKTQVLAPCGQGDFVCGRASEWVSNGTELCNAAGFSVKPLDEPGEFPCYGGKSSLDYIANSWKSSRYEIVRGDQNTEVVQDFMQLIADMPLSERISWAVGGMVLTAGLLFASRRKSNGQRQKQAAIQRTGRRLGTRISPPASPVSHGNRKNVGK; this is encoded by the exons GTAAAACAAGTGAAGTTTGCATTTCTCCCGGTGGTCGATTCCCCCCATTTTCAAATGTAGGCAAACCCCCCAAGAAAGCAAGCAAAGGTCCCAGAGATCTTACACTTTGTAGGGTTTTCCGCAAAAAGACATGCTGTGATGTAACTCAGACGCATCCTGCTTTGCTGTCCATCAGGAGACTTGCATCGTCTGGAGAAGCAAGCCAAGAGTGCTTGAATTTATGGGAATTCTTGGAATGTTCTATCTGCGATCCAAGGGTGGGGGTACAGCGAGGACCTCCTAACATCTGTGCATCATTTTGTGATAGGATCTATGAAGCATGTTCAACAGCATACTTTGCTATTGATGGAAAGACACAG GTACTAGCACCATGTGGCCAAGGTGACTTTGTTTGTGGTAGAGCTTCAGAGTGGGTCTCTAATGGGACTGAGCTCTGCAATGCTGCAGGTTTCTCTGTCAAGCCTCTCGATGAACCTGGTGAATTTCCGTGCTATGGAGGGAAGAGTAGCCTAGATTATATTGCAAATTCCTGGAAATCTTCACGTTATGAGATTGTACGTGGAGACCAGAATACTGAGGTTGTCCAGGATTTTATGCAATTGATTGCTGATATGCCATTGAGTGAGAGAATTTCTTGGGCTGTTGGAGGAATGGTGCTTACAGCTGGACTTCTGTTTGCAAG TAGAAGGAAGAGCAACGGTCAACGCCAGAAGCAAGCAGCTATCCAGCGTACTGGAAGGAGACTAGGAACTAGGATAAGCCCTCCTGCATCCCCTGTTAGCCACGGGAACAGAAAGAATGTCGGAAAATGA
- the LOC121798811 gene encoding uncharacterized protein LOC121798811 isoform X2, whose protein sequence is MRRFHRFCIFLFLNSINFWFQCAGKTSEVCISPGGRFPPFSNVGKPPKKASKGPRDLTLCRVFRKKTCCDVTQTHPALLSIRRLASSGEASQECLNLWEFLECSICDPRVGVQRGPPNICASFCDRIYEACSTAYFAIDGKTQVLAPCGQGDFVCGRASEWVSNGTELCNAAGFSVKPLDEPGEFPCYGGKSSLDYIANSWKSSRYEIVRGDQNTEVVQDFMQLIADMPLSERISWAVGGMVLTAGLLFARRKSNGQRQKQAAIQRTGRRLGTRISPPASPVSHGNRKNVGK, encoded by the exons GTAAAACAAGTGAAGTTTGCATTTCTCCCGGTGGTCGATTCCCCCCATTTTCAAATGTAGGCAAACCCCCCAAGAAAGCAAGCAAAGGTCCCAGAGATCTTACACTTTGTAGGGTTTTCCGCAAAAAGACATGCTGTGATGTAACTCAGACGCATCCTGCTTTGCTGTCCATCAGGAGACTTGCATCGTCTGGAGAAGCAAGCCAAGAGTGCTTGAATTTATGGGAATTCTTGGAATGTTCTATCTGCGATCCAAGGGTGGGGGTACAGCGAGGACCTCCTAACATCTGTGCATCATTTTGTGATAGGATCTATGAAGCATGTTCAACAGCATACTTTGCTATTGATGGAAAGACACAG GTACTAGCACCATGTGGCCAAGGTGACTTTGTTTGTGGTAGAGCTTCAGAGTGGGTCTCTAATGGGACTGAGCTCTGCAATGCTGCAGGTTTCTCTGTCAAGCCTCTCGATGAACCTGGTGAATTTCCGTGCTATGGAGGGAAGAGTAGCCTAGATTATATTGCAAATTCCTGGAAATCTTCACGTTATGAGATTGTACGTGGAGACCAGAATACTGAGGTTGTCCAGGATTTTATGCAATTGATTGCTGATATGCCATTGAGTGAGAGAATTTCTTGGGCTGTTGGAGGAATGGTGCTTACAGCTGGACTTCTGTTTGCAAG AAGGAAGAGCAACGGTCAACGCCAGAAGCAAGCAGCTATCCAGCGTACTGGAAGGAGACTAGGAACTAGGATAAGCCCTCCTGCATCCCCTGTTAGCCACGGGAACAGAAAGAATGTCGGAAAATGA
- the LOC121798812 gene encoding serine/arginine-rich splicing factor SR30-like isoform X3, whose amino-acid sequence MGRSSRTIYVGNLPSDVRESEVEDIFYKYGPIVDINLKMPPRPPGYAFVEFENSRDADDAIHGRDGYDFDGCRLRVEPTHGGRGSSSYDRHSSYNSGSSRGGVSKHSDYRVLVTGLPSSASWQYLKDHMRRAGDVCFSQVYRIVMIRKLDDSLFRNQFSRAYIRVEEYDRIRSYSRSPGKSPYSRSRSISRSPEDQDRSRSASPRNKISH is encoded by the exons ATGGGGCGGTCAAGCAGGACAATTTATGTTGGCAATCTTCCTAGTGATGTTCGCGAGAGTGAAGTTGAAGATATATTTTACAAG TATGGGCCTATTGTTGATATCAATTTGAAAATGCCTCCAAGACCTCCTGGTTATGCTTTTGTTGA GTTTGAAAACTCTCGTGATGCTGATGATGCCATACATGGCCGGGATGGCTATGATTTTGATGGATGTCGTTTACGG GTTGAACCTACTCATGGAGGGAGAGGATCATCATCGTATGACCGTCACAGTAGTTACAACAGTGGAAGTAGTCGTGGTGGAGTTTCAAAGCATTCTGACTACCGGG TGCTGGTTACTGGACTTCCTTCTTCTGCTTCTTGGCAATACTTGAAG GATCACATGCGTCGAGCTGGAGATGTTTGTTTCTCTCAAGTTTACCGGATCGTGATG ATAAGAAAGCTTGATGATTCGCTTTTCCGTAACCAATTTTCAAGGGCATATATAAGG GTGGAGGAGTATGACAGGATACGTAGTTACTCCAGGAGTCCTGGTAAGAGTCCTTACTCCAGAAGCAGAAGTATCTCTCGCAGCCCCGAAGATCAGGACAGGAGTAGAAG TGCTTCTCCAAGGAATAAAATTTCCCATTGA
- the LOC121798812 gene encoding serine/arginine-rich splicing factor SR34A-like isoform X2, whose product MLLLRNSQSVVFLFENSRDADDAIHGRDGYDFDGCRLRVEPTHGGRGSSSYDRHSSYNSGSSRGGVSKHSDYRVLVTGLPSSASWQYLKDHMRRAGDVCFSQVYRIVMIRKLDDSLFRNQFSRAYIRVEEYDRIRSYSRSPGKSPYSRSRSISRSPEDQDRSRSASPRNKISH is encoded by the exons ATGCTTTTGTTGAG AAATTCTCAATCGGTTGTCTTCCTGTTTGAAAACTCTCGTGATGCTGATGATGCCATACATGGCCGGGATGGCTATGATTTTGATGGATGTCGTTTACGG GTTGAACCTACTCATGGAGGGAGAGGATCATCATCGTATGACCGTCACAGTAGTTACAACAGTGGAAGTAGTCGTGGTGGAGTTTCAAAGCATTCTGACTACCGGG TGCTGGTTACTGGACTTCCTTCTTCTGCTTCTTGGCAATACTTGAAG GATCACATGCGTCGAGCTGGAGATGTTTGTTTCTCTCAAGTTTACCGGATCGTGATG ATAAGAAAGCTTGATGATTCGCTTTTCCGTAACCAATTTTCAAGGGCATATATAAGG GTGGAGGAGTATGACAGGATACGTAGTTACTCCAGGAGTCCTGGTAAGAGTCCTTACTCCAGAAGCAGAAGTATCTCTCGCAGCCCCGAAGATCAGGACAGGAGTAGAAG TGCTTCTCCAAGGAATAAAATTTCCCATTGA
- the LOC121798812 gene encoding serine/arginine-rich splicing factor SR34A-like isoform X1 translates to MLGWFIFYSDFTRNSQSVVFLFENSRDADDAIHGRDGYDFDGCRLRVEPTHGGRGSSSYDRHSSYNSGSSRGGVSKHSDYRVLVTGLPSSASWQYLKDHMRRAGDVCFSQVYRIVMIRKLDDSLFRNQFSRAYIRVEEYDRIRSYSRSPGKSPYSRSRSISRSPEDQDRSRSASPRNKISH, encoded by the exons ATGCTGGGCTGGTTCATTTTTTATTCTGACTTTACCAGAAATTCTCAATCGGTTGTCTTCCTGTTTGAAAACTCTCGTGATGCTGATGATGCCATACATGGCCGGGATGGCTATGATTTTGATGGATGTCGTTTACGG GTTGAACCTACTCATGGAGGGAGAGGATCATCATCGTATGACCGTCACAGTAGTTACAACAGTGGAAGTAGTCGTGGTGGAGTTTCAAAGCATTCTGACTACCGGG TGCTGGTTACTGGACTTCCTTCTTCTGCTTCTTGGCAATACTTGAAG GATCACATGCGTCGAGCTGGAGATGTTTGTTTCTCTCAAGTTTACCGGATCGTGATG ATAAGAAAGCTTGATGATTCGCTTTTCCGTAACCAATTTTCAAGGGCATATATAAGG GTGGAGGAGTATGACAGGATACGTAGTTACTCCAGGAGTCCTGGTAAGAGTCCTTACTCCAGAAGCAGAAGTATCTCTCGCAGCCCCGAAGATCAGGACAGGAGTAGAAG TGCTTCTCCAAGGAATAAAATTTCCCATTGA